The following proteins are encoded in a genomic region of Primulina huaijiensis isolate GDHJ02 chromosome 3, ASM1229523v2, whole genome shotgun sequence:
- the LOC140973087 gene encoding receptor-like protein kinase HERK 1, whose translation MACGILRYFIWVLLILNLGCCCRGFNPVDKFYISCGSSRDVTVGNFTYVADKSASRLLTTPQDILADSNLNSITPSEDAQLFSTARIFTGPSKYTFSIQQGGRHWIRLHFYPFVYQNYDMNTASFSVFSQNTILLSDFSPKNATVKEYSVNVASGELVLTFSPSTNSFAYINALEVVSVPDSLITDDAALFNPSGAFSGLVAVSFETVARLNMGGPFVSLVNDTLGRTWVPDRSFLVQPNLATNASNIQSVSYPNGGATSDSAPQTVYGTCTKMNSGDDPRGNFNVTWSLKVDPGFQYLVRLHFCDIVSTSANQLVFNVYIDSFIVAQDLQLSLKTPGLAYAYYMDFVTTVVVKNSISVSVGPSRLSAYPDAFLNGLEIMKLANSKDSLAGTSIFPSFPRSKKNVGIIVGVCVGAALVLILACVLLFLHRRRKQERLAQSKTWVPISVNGGNSLTMGSKYSTATTISNGSNLSYRIPFAAVQEATKNFDESWVIGIGGFGKVYKGVLSDGTKIAVKRGNSRSQQGLAEFQTEIEMLSQFRHRHLVSLIGYCDEKNEMILVYEYMENGTLKSHLYGSDLPSLSWKERLEICIGSARGLHYLHTGYAKAVIHRDVKSANILLDENFMAKVADFGLSKTGPEIDQTHVSTAVKGSFGYLDPEYFRRQQLTEKSDVYSFGVVLFEVLCARPVIDPSLPREMVNLAEWAMKWQKKGQLDQIIDANLVGKIKPDSLRKFGETAEKCLADYGVDRPSMGDILWNLEYALQLQETVIPDDPEENSTNAIGQLSPEVGEFSRVDSRANATQFEHSNVDDLSGVSMSRVFSQLVKSEGR comes from the coding sequence ATGGCATGTGGgattttgagatattttatttgggttttATTGATCTTGAATTTGGGATGTTGTTGTAGAGGATTTAATCCTGTTGATAAGTTTTATATAAGCTGCGGATCATCAAGAGATGTTACTGTTGGTAATTTTACTTATGTGGCTGATAAATCAGCTTCAAGATTGTTAACAACTCCACAAGATATTTTGGCTGATAGCAATTTGAATTCTATCACACCATCTGAAGATGCCCAGCTGTTTAGTACCGCAAGAATCTTTACTGGACCCTCCAAGTATACATTTTCGATTCAACAGGGCGGGAGGCACTGGATCCGTTTGCACTTTTATCCATTTGTGTACCAGAATTATGATATGAATACTGCTAGTTTCTCTGTTTTCTCCCAAAATACCATACTCCTTAGTGATTTCAGCCCCAAGAATGCTACCGTCAAAGAATATTCGGTGAACGTGGCGTCTGGAGAGCTTGTACTAACCTTCTCCCCATCGACTAATTCTTTTGCGTACATTAATGCCCTTGAAGTCGTTTCAGTTCCAGACTCCCTTATCACTGACGATGCGGCTCTTTTCAATCCATCGGGGGCATTTAGTGGACTGGTGGCAGTGTCTTTTGAGACGGTTGCGAGGTTAAATATGGGTGGACCGTTCGTGTCGTTAGTGAATGATACATTGGGCCGAACTTGGGTTCCTGACCGAAGTTTCTTGGTGCAACCCAACCTGGCGACTAACGCGTCCAATATTCAGTCAGTTTCGTATCCTAATGGTGGTGCGACATCAGATTCTGCTCCACAAACCGTATATGGAACTTGCACAAAGATGAATTCTGGAGATGATCCCCGTGGTAATTTCAATGTCACATGGTCGTTGAAGGTGGATCCAGGCTTTCAATACTTAGTTAGGTTGCATTTCTGTGATATAGTAAGCACATCAGCTAATCAACTCGTATTTAATGTTTATATTGATTCGTTCATCGTTGCTCAAGATCTTCAATTAAGTCTGAAAACCCCAGGATTGGCCTATGCGTATTATATGGACTTTGTTACCACGGTGGTTGTTAAAAATAGTATTAGTGTAAGTGTTGGCCCATCTCGTTTAAGTGCTTACCCCGATGCCTTTCTTAATGGATTGGAGATTATGAAATTGGCCAACTCGAAAGATAGTCTAGCTGGGACATCCATTTTCCCTTCATTTCCAAGATCCAAGAAGAATGTAGGAATTATTGTGGGGGTGTGTGTCGGGGCAGCGCTTGTTTTGATACTTGCCTGTGTTCTACTTTTCTTGCATAGGAGGAGGAAACAAGAACGTTTGGCCCAATCAAAAACATGGGTTCCTATATCAGTTAACGGGGGAAATTCACTCACTATGGGAAGTAAATATTCAACTGCAACAACAATTAGCAACGGTTCTAACTTGAGCTATCGTATCCCGTTTGCTGCAGTTCAAGAAGCGACAAAGAACTTTGATGAAAGTTGGGTGATTGGAATTGGTGGATTTGGGAAGGTTTACAAGGGTGTTTTGAGTGATGGTACTAAGATAGCCGTGAAACGAGGCAATTCCAGGTCCCAGCAAGGCCTAGCAGAGTTCCAAACAGAGATTGAGATGCTTTCTCAATTCCGCCACCGCCATTTGGTGTCCTTGATTGGTTATTGTGACGAAAAGAATGAAATGATTCTTGTTTACGAGTACATGGAAAACGGGACTCTCAAAAGCCATCTCTATGGTTCAGATCTTCCAAGCTTGAGTTGGAAGGAGAGACTCGAGATATGCATTGGATCAGCAAGAGGGCTGCACTATCTTCACACAGGATATGCGAAAGCTGTTATTCATCGTGATGTTAAGTCTGCAAACATATTACTTGACGAGAACTTCATGGCTAAGGTGGCTGATTTTGGACTTTCTAAGACAGGGCCTGAGATCGATCAAACTCATGTCAGCACCGCTGTTAAAGGTAGTTTTGGTTACCTAGATCCTGAGTATTTCAGAAGGCAGCAATTGACTGAAAAATCAGATGTTTACTCTTTTGGGGTTGTTTTATTCGAAGTTCTTTGCGCTAGGCCTGTGATAGATCCATCTCTTCCTAGAGAAATGGTTAACTTGGCCGAATGGGCTATGAAGTGGCAAAAAAAGGGACAGTTGGATCAAATAATAGATGCTAATCTTGTCGGAAAAATAAAGCCCGACTCCCTCAGAAAGTTCGGGGAAACAGCAGAGAAATGCTTGGCTGATTATGGAGTCGATAGACCCTCGATGGGAGACATTTTGTGGAACCTTGAGTATGCTCTCCAACTTCAAGAAACAGTCATACCAGATGATCCGGAGGAAAACAGTACGAATGCTATTGGCCAGTTGTCCCCAGAGGTTGGTGAATTTAGTCGGGTCGACTCCAGAGCTAATGCTACCCAGTTCGAACATTCAAATGTGGATGATCTTTCCGGTGTTTCGATGAGCCGAGTTTTCTCACAACTGGTAAAGTCGGAGGGTAGATAA